One window of Elusimicrobiaceae bacterium genomic DNA carries:
- a CDS encoding CpXC domain-containing protein, which produces MASLKGVITVSCPQDCGEFDAEVWTLIRADEDPDLKDMVRGGELNLVQCPVCGKLFYGSVPVVYLDPQADLSIFVFPQAGEHGEVERKLREEFALLRDGLLRELKMHAEPVVFFGAELLKEFLVSEQFLRDESDIIEYAARELGLETVMLAPARARECDWPYRVPAPGGRRTAAAVLPACDKVLAGYPALARLAKFRAALEKDPKLDRELA; this is translated from the coding sequence ATGGCGTCACTTAAAGGAGTCATTACTGTAAGCTGCCCGCAGGACTGCGGCGAATTCGATGCCGAGGTGTGGACCCTCATCCGCGCCGATGAAGATCCTGATTTGAAGGATATGGTGCGCGGAGGCGAGCTAAATCTTGTGCAGTGTCCGGTTTGCGGCAAGCTGTTTTACGGATCCGTGCCGGTTGTCTATCTTGATCCGCAGGCGGATCTTTCGATTTTCGTGTTCCCGCAGGCCGGCGAGCATGGCGAGGTGGAACGGAAACTCCGCGAGGAATTCGCCCTGCTCAGGGACGGCCTTCTGCGCGAGCTGAAAATGCACGCCGAGCCGGTTGTGTTTTTCGGGGCCGAGCTTCTGAAGGAATTTCTGGTCAGTGAGCAGTTTCTGCGTGACGAGAGCGATATAATAGAATACGCCGCGCGCGAGCTTGGGCTGGAAACCGTTATGCTTGCGCCCGCCCGGGCGCGCGAATGTGACTGGCCTTACCGCGTGCCCGCGCCCGGAGGCAGGCGGACTGCGGCGGCGGTGCTGCCCGCGTGCGACAAGGTGCTGGCTGGCTACCCGGCGCTTGCGCGGCTGGCGAAATTCCGGGCCGCGCTGGAGAAAGATCCGAAACTGGACAGGGAACTGGCATGA
- a CDS encoding response regulator: MRSILVAEGSVLRRAEIASVFDRCYRLIPAASAEELLPLVEEFSPDVLLICQEFAGKDTLLLVEKAKALVPHVIVIVVSECGDMDFAVNALKSGAVTVMTGVPSPDVLYSSVAGKIPPDGDIGGTDMPWKIKGC; encoded by the coding sequence ATGAGGTCTATTCTGGTTGCGGAGGGAAGCGTGTTGCGCAGGGCCGAGATAGCGTCTGTGTTCGACAGGTGCTACCGCCTGATTCCGGCGGCATCGGCCGAGGAATTGTTGCCGCTTGTAGAAGAATTCAGTCCGGACGTGTTGCTTATCTGTCAGGAATTTGCGGGGAAGGACACGCTTTTGCTGGTCGAGAAAGCGAAAGCCCTTGTGCCGCATGTGATTGTGATAGTGGTGAGCGAATGCGGGGATATGGATTTTGCCGTTAACGCCCTTAAATCGGGCGCGGTTACCGTGATGACAGGAGTGCCTTCTCCTGATGTGCTGTATTCATCCGTGGCGGGCAAAATTCCGCCGGACGGCGATATTGGCGGCACAGATATGCCGTGGAAAATAAAAGGCTGCTGA
- the folK gene encoding 2-amino-4-hydroxy-6-hydroxymethyldihydropteridine diphosphokinase has translation MPAAYLSLGSNLGDRRAMLDSALVRLGENGVEILAVSSFIETAPYGRTGQPAFLNCAAKIRTALTARQLLALALETEAELGRTRVLRWGPRTIDIDIIFYGDEIINTPELTVPHYDAHNRAFVLGPLCELDPDLIHPVLKISLSLLLRRLQKTAPRPQDK, from the coding sequence ATGCCTGCGGCCTACTTAAGCCTCGGCTCAAATCTGGGCGACCGCCGCGCAATGCTGGACTCCGCGCTCGTCCGGCTGGGAGAAAACGGCGTGGAAATTCTGGCGGTTTCCTCCTTTATCGAAACCGCGCCCTACGGCCGGACCGGCCAGCCCGCCTTTCTCAACTGCGCGGCCAAAATCCGCACCGCCCTGACAGCGCGCCAGCTGCTGGCGCTGGCCCTTGAAACGGAAGCGGAACTGGGCCGGACGCGCGTTCTGCGCTGGGGCCCGCGCACAATAGATATTGATATTATTTTTTACGGCGACGAAATCATAAACACGCCCGAACTGACGGTGCCTCACTACGACGCGCACAACCGCGCCTTCGTGCTGGGCCCGCTGTGCGAGCTTGACCCGGACTTAATACACCCGGTTTTGAAAATCAGTCTTTCCCTGCTGCTCCGCCGCCTGCAAAAGACAGCGCCGCGCCCGCAAGATAAATAG
- the folP gene encoding dihydropteroate synthase produces MSGGQPGLKTVLADGRMLHYRSMLIMGIINITPDSFYAGSRARSAETAAAIAEEMLAAGADILDIGGESTRPGAERVDQATETARVTAAASAIKKRFPNALLSVDTYKAATARAAINAGADIINDISAMSFDPLMPETVRETGAPVVLMHTRGPARDMQRNAVYRDPVSEVLDYLRQRRDFAAARGIGPDKVILDPGIGFAKLREHNLAILHNIGRFTELGAPVLVGASRKTFIGQTLGAPGAPLPPENRLAGTLAVTAWLAAHGVHIARVHDVAENAGAARMTAELCLRPT; encoded by the coding sequence ATGAGCGGCGGGCAACCCGGTCTGAAAACCGTTCTGGCGGACGGACGCATGCTGCATTACCGTTCCATGCTGATTATGGGGATAATCAATATTACGCCGGACTCCTTTTACGCCGGCTCCCGCGCGCGGTCAGCCGAAACCGCCGCCGCCATAGCGGAGGAAATGCTGGCCGCCGGGGCGGATATTCTGGATATCGGAGGCGAATCCACCCGGCCGGGCGCCGAGCGGGTGGATCAGGCCACTGAAACGGCCCGCGTGACCGCCGCCGCCAGCGCGATCAAAAAACGTTTTCCGAACGCGCTGCTTTCCGTGGACACCTATAAAGCCGCCACCGCGCGCGCCGCCATAAACGCCGGGGCGGATATCATCAACGACATAAGCGCCATGTCGTTTGACCCGCTAATGCCGGAAACAGTGCGCGAAACCGGCGCGCCGGTCGTGCTCATGCATACGCGCGGCCCGGCGCGCGACATGCAGCGCAATGCGGTCTACCGGGACCCCGTTTCCGAAGTGCTGGATTATTTGCGGCAACGGCGTGACTTCGCGGCGGCCCGCGGCATCGGCCCGGATAAAGTGATTCTTGATCCCGGCATCGGATTTGCCAAGCTGCGCGAACATAATCTGGCGATCCTTCACAATATCGGCCGGTTCACTGAGCTGGGCGCGCCGGTGCTTGTCGGCGCGTCGCGCAAAACCTTTATCGGCCAGACGCTCGGCGCGCCCGGCGCGCCGCTGCCGCCGGAAAACCGGCTGGCCGGCACGCTGGCGGTTACCGCGTGGCTGGCGGCGCACGGCGTGCATATCGCGCGCGTGCATGACGTGGCGGAAAACGCCGGCGCCGCCAGAATGACGGCGGAACTATGCCTGCGGCCTACTTAA
- the queD gene encoding 6-carboxytetrahydropterin synthase QueD, whose amino-acid sequence MILIKKFTFDAAHNLVRYKGKCERLHGHTYQLVVKLEGKPHPRDGMVMDFTDVKALVGELVIEKLDHNYLNDTVAQSTAENLAMWIWDRLAPAFRARKLKLLEIELWETATSGIVYRKGR is encoded by the coding sequence ATGATCCTTATAAAAAAATTCACTTTCGACGCGGCGCACAATCTGGTCCGTTACAAAGGCAAGTGCGAACGTCTGCACGGGCACACCTATCAGCTGGTCGTTAAACTGGAAGGCAAACCGCACCCGCGCGACGGCATGGTTATGGATTTCACCGACGTGAAAGCCCTCGTCGGCGAACTGGTGATAGAAAAACTGGACCACAATTATCTGAACGACACGGTGGCGCAGTCCACCGCGGAGAATCTCGCCATGTGGATCTGGGACCGGCTTGCGCCCGCGTTCCGCGCGCGCAAGCTCAAGCTGCTGGAAATCGAACTGTGGGAAACCGCCACCAGCGGCATTGTGTACCGCAAAGGCCGCTAA
- a CDS encoding site-2 protease family protein translates to MQTESFFVQLPVLIFSIVCHEYAHGYIAARRGDDTAGLMGRLTLNPLPHVDPIGTIIVPVIAFFSSIPAIGWAKPVPVNPLRLESPRRDMMWVSLAGPLTNFALAGLFALFFKLTLVAVGMLGMALTSGSLAVLILKSAYYGVLINLVLAFFNLIPLAPLDGSHILAAKLSGGALEKYARINQYGPWILIGLLFTHGLDLILRVPIALAMWVFSALRIFSP, encoded by the coding sequence ATGCAGACAGAAAGTTTCTTCGTTCAGCTGCCAGTGCTGATATTCTCCATCGTGTGCCACGAATACGCGCACGGCTATATTGCGGCGCGCCGGGGCGACGACACGGCGGGGCTCATGGGCAGGCTTACCCTCAATCCGCTGCCGCATGTGGATCCGATCGGCACTATAATAGTGCCGGTTATCGCGTTTTTCAGTTCCATTCCGGCAATCGGCTGGGCCAAGCCGGTGCCGGTGAACCCGCTGCGGCTGGAAAGCCCGCGGCGCGACATGATGTGGGTGTCGCTGGCCGGCCCGCTTACGAATTTCGCGCTGGCGGGCTTGTTCGCCTTGTTTTTCAAACTTACGCTGGTCGCCGTGGGGATGCTGGGTATGGCGCTGACGTCAGGCAGTCTCGCGGTGCTGATTCTCAAAAGCGCGTATTACGGCGTACTGATCAATCTGGTGCTGGCGTTTTTCAACCTTATCCCGCTGGCGCCGCTGGACGGTTCGCATATTCTGGCGGCCAAACTGTCGGGCGGCGCGCTGGAAAAATACGCGCGGATCAACCAGTACGGCCCGTGGATACTGATCGGCCTGCTGTTCACCCACGGGCTGGACCTTATCCTGCGCGTGCCCATCGCGCTGGCGATGTGGGTTTTTTCCGCGCTGCGCATTTTTTCACCTTAG
- the trpS gene encoding tryptophan--tRNA ligase, translated as MEQKAKIVSGMRPTGRIHLGNYWGALKNWIALQDKYDCAFFVADWHALTTGHEDTAALRANGRGMVIDWLAAGFDPDKSALYRQSDVPEIAELALLLGMFTPLGWLLRNPTFKEQLVELYRQRYAGQDEKASSGKAMQALGSAAGVESEAELSAMTEFATAGFLAYPVLMTADIIIHKAEFVPVGKDQIAHVEIARDIVRRFDDLYGGQVFPEPRPLLTESARVPGLDGRKMSKSYRNAIEMGEESDSLRGKVMAMFTDPNKKGLKDPANPDGCVVFAFHRLYNPAHAVRETECRAGSLGCVACKKHLFELMEPAIAAFRARRAEVEKDPGRVDAILEAGAVRVRDTVRGTMEQVRRAMRIR; from the coding sequence ATGGAACAGAAAGCGAAGATTGTGTCGGGCATGCGGCCGACGGGCCGGATCCATCTGGGCAATTACTGGGGCGCGCTGAAAAACTGGATCGCGCTGCAGGATAAATACGACTGCGCTTTTTTCGTGGCTGACTGGCACGCGCTGACCACCGGCCATGAGGATACCGCCGCGCTGCGCGCCAACGGGCGCGGCATGGTCATTGACTGGCTGGCCGCCGGGTTCGACCCGGACAAAAGCGCGCTTTACCGCCAGTCCGACGTGCCGGAAATAGCGGAACTTGCGCTTTTGCTTGGAATGTTCACGCCGCTGGGCTGGCTGTTGCGCAATCCCACTTTCAAGGAACAGCTGGTCGAGCTTTACCGCCAGCGGTACGCCGGGCAGGACGAAAAAGCCAGTTCCGGCAAGGCCATGCAGGCGCTGGGTTCGGCCGCGGGGGTGGAGAGCGAGGCGGAGCTGTCGGCGATGACCGAGTTCGCGACCGCCGGGTTTCTGGCTTACCCGGTGCTGATGACCGCGGATATCATTATTCATAAAGCGGAGTTCGTGCCAGTCGGCAAGGATCAGATCGCCCATGTCGAGATCGCGCGCGATATCGTGCGCCGGTTTGACGATCTTTATGGCGGGCAGGTGTTCCCGGAACCCAGGCCGCTGCTTACCGAAAGTGCGCGGGTGCCGGGGCTGGACGGGCGCAAAATGTCGAAATCCTACCGCAACGCAATAGAAATGGGCGAGGAGTCTGACAGCCTGCGCGGAAAAGTCATGGCGATGTTCACCGATCCGAACAAAAAAGGCCTTAAAGATCCCGCCAATCCTGACGGATGCGTTGTGTTCGCTTTTCACCGGCTTTATAATCCGGCCCATGCCGTCCGGGAAACGGAGTGCCGGGCCGGCTCGCTCGGCTGTGTGGCGTGCAAGAAACATCTGTTTGAGCTGATGGAACCGGCAATAGCGGCGTTCCGGGCGCGCCGCGCGGAAGTGGAAAAGGATCCCGGCCGGGTGGATGCAATTCTGGAGGCCGGCGCTGTCCGCGTGCGCGATACGGTGCGCGGTACTATGGAGCAGGTGCGCCGCGCCATGCGCATCAGATAG
- a CDS encoding segregation/condensation protein A has product MLNIPAMDVHIDIFEGPMDLLLHLIRKNNLDIYDIPIAQITREYLDYIEAIKELNLEVAGEFLVMATTLMQIKTQMLLPSQAAPGEEEGPDPKADLIQKLADYQKFKEASRFLNDRFEVFKDVYYRGSPVFSDSDKVLNLEMVELMEAVKRAFTRIGTEADRIISGETFPIEKRMDRILNMLRAREWILFDDAFAPETHKMGVITCFMALLELMKLKKLITRQDELFGEIRVYRRPVEDAAREEAEQRAWAEQHNAQERAARQEPGAPSPDQAGGAGQ; this is encoded by the coding sequence ATGCTCAATATTCCGGCGATGGATGTGCATATAGACATTTTCGAAGGCCCCATGGACCTTCTGCTGCACCTTATCCGCAAGAACAATCTTGATATTTACGATATTCCCATAGCGCAGATTACCAGAGAATACCTTGATTACATCGAGGCGATAAAGGAACTGAATCTCGAAGTGGCGGGCGAGTTTCTCGTAATGGCGACCACGCTGATGCAGATAAAGACGCAGATGCTTTTGCCTTCGCAGGCGGCGCCTGGCGAGGAGGAAGGGCCGGACCCGAAGGCCGATCTTATCCAGAAGCTCGCCGATTACCAGAAATTCAAGGAAGCCTCCAGATTTCTCAATGACCGGTTCGAGGTGTTCAAGGACGTGTATTACCGGGGCAGTCCGGTGTTTTCCGATTCCGACAAAGTGCTCAATCTGGAAATGGTCGAGCTGATGGAGGCCGTCAAGCGCGCCTTCACCCGGATCGGGACGGAAGCGGACCGGATAATTTCAGGCGAAACCTTTCCGATTGAAAAGCGCATGGACCGCATTCTCAACATGCTGCGGGCGCGCGAATGGATCCTGTTTGACGATGCCTTCGCGCCGGAAACCCATAAAATGGGTGTTATCACCTGTTTTATGGCGCTGCTGGAACTGATGAAACTGAAAAAGCTCATCACCCGGCAGGACGAGCTGTTCGGCGAGATCAGGGTGTACCGGCGGCCCGTTGAAGACGCCGCCCGCGAGGAAGCGGAACAGCGCGCCTGGGCCGAACAGCATAACGCGCAGGAGCGCGCCGCGCGACAGGAACCGGGCGCGCCGTCGCCTGATCAGGCCGGCGGGGCCGGTCAGTAA
- the scpB gene encoding SMC-Scp complex subunit ScpB yields the protein MFSDQDEEKEAALEQDSARADEAAVQAEPAAEAAAPDAEPAAGQAEAAVDAIESITEAELRRIIETVLFITDKPVPLGKICSVAEVNNADFALGVIKKIQKEYLESGSSVQIIEVGGGYQMSTKPEFGRWVRRLYGERMSAKLSAAALETLAIAAYRQPITRAEMEAVRGVDVIGPLETLIERGIVKVVGRKETIGRPLLYGTTAEFLRLFGLAGLKDLPTLESFGIDTSALDENRQPELFELPENTVEGLNAELTRAVAENSVPADENLTELEIAARSAGEMGQAGAEDPPAGSAAGPGEEQAAGGVSSGESGGETDSAGRPDDGGRRHCADEQE from the coding sequence ATGTTTTCAGACCAGGACGAGGAAAAAGAAGCCGCGCTGGAGCAGGACTCCGCGCGGGCGGACGAAGCGGCCGTTCAGGCTGAGCCCGCGGCGGAAGCCGCTGCGCCGGACGCGGAACCTGCCGCCGGGCAGGCGGAGGCCGCCGTTGACGCGATTGAAAGCATAACCGAGGCGGAGCTTCGCAGGATTATCGAAACGGTGCTGTTCATAACCGACAAGCCGGTTCCGCTCGGCAAGATCTGCTCCGTGGCGGAAGTGAATAACGCCGATTTTGCGCTCGGGGTGATCAAGAAGATCCAGAAGGAGTATCTGGAGTCGGGCAGTTCCGTGCAGATTATCGAGGTGGGCGGCGGATACCAGATGTCCACCAAGCCGGAGTTCGGGCGCTGGGTGCGCAGGCTGTACGGGGAACGGATGTCGGCGAAACTGTCGGCGGCCGCGCTGGAAACCCTGGCCATAGCGGCTTACCGCCAGCCGATAACGCGCGCGGAAATGGAAGCCGTGCGCGGCGTGGACGTGATCGGCCCGCTGGAAACGCTTATCGAGCGCGGCATAGTGAAGGTGGTGGGCCGCAAGGAAACGATCGGGCGGCCGCTTTTATACGGCACTACCGCCGAATTTTTAAGGCTGTTCGGGCTGGCGGGCCTCAAGGATCTGCCTACGCTGGAATCGTTCGGGATAGACACTTCGGCGCTTGATGAGAACAGGCAGCCGGAGCTTTTCGAACTGCCTGAAAACACCGTGGAAGGGCTTAACGCCGAACTGACCCGGGCCGTGGCGGAGAATTCGGTTCCGGCGGATGAAAACCTGACCGAGCTGGAAATTGCCGCCCGGTCGGCCGGCGAAATGGGGCAAGCCGGCGCTGAGGATCCGCCCGCCGGGTCCGCAGCCGGGCCCGGCGAAGAACAGGCGGCGGGGGGTGTTTCATCCGGCGAAAGCGGCGGGGAAACCGACTCCGCCGGCCGGCCGGATGACGGCGGCCGCCGGCACTGCGCCGACGAACAGGAATAA
- the galT gene encoding galactose-1-phosphate uridylyltransferase, whose amino-acid sequence MPEFRKDPVIGRWVIIASERALRPSDFPHAPQFNDDASKCPFCAGHEAITPPEIIAYHPPGREKNKAGWWVRVVPNKYPALQIGGDMEREGEGMYDRMNGVGAHEVIVETPDHRSHWADMQIKQLEDVLWAYRDRMTDLKKDRRFKYILVFKNYGKSAGASLSHPHSQIIAMPMVPIRVAQEMEGAQRHYGFKDRCIFCDMIKEEIRSARRIVGESDGFIAFEPYASRFPFETWVLPKAHKGHFDAITGDESHELALILKQVMAKLRDTLQDPPLNLLIHTTPVQDAECPYYHWHMEIMPKLTHVAGFEWGTGCYINAVAPERAAELLNLRLAGNHGKE is encoded by the coding sequence ATGCCAGAGTTCAGGAAAGATCCCGTAATAGGGCGGTGGGTGATAATCGCGTCGGAACGGGCGTTGCGCCCGTCGGATTTTCCGCACGCGCCGCAGTTTAACGACGATGCTTCCAAATGCCCTTTCTGCGCCGGGCATGAGGCGATAACGCCGCCGGAGATAATCGCCTATCATCCGCCCGGGCGCGAGAAAAACAAGGCCGGCTGGTGGGTGCGCGTGGTGCCGAACAAATATCCCGCGCTGCAGATCGGCGGGGATATGGAGCGCGAGGGCGAGGGCATGTACGACCGGATGAACGGAGTCGGCGCGCATGAAGTTATCGTGGAAACGCCTGACCACCGGAGCCACTGGGCCGACATGCAGATCAAGCAGCTGGAGGACGTGCTGTGGGCTTACAGGGACCGCATGACCGATCTGAAAAAAGACCGGCGGTTCAAATATATTCTGGTTTTCAAGAATTACGGCAAATCGGCGGGCGCGTCGCTCAGCCATCCGCATTCGCAGATCATAGCGATGCCGATGGTGCCCATCCGGGTGGCTCAGGAAATGGAGGGCGCGCAGCGGCATTACGGGTTTAAGGACCGGTGCATTTTCTGCGACATGATCAAAGAGGAAATCCGGTCGGCCCGCAGGATTGTGGGCGAGTCGGACGGGTTTATCGCGTTCGAGCCGTACGCCAGCCGCTTCCCGTTTGAAACGTGGGTTCTGCCGAAAGCGCATAAAGGGCATTTCGACGCGATCACCGGCGACGAGTCGCATGAGCTGGCGCTCATTCTCAAGCAGGTGATGGCCAAACTGCGCGATACGCTGCAAGATCCTCCGCTTAACCTGCTTATACACACCACTCCTGTTCAGGACGCGGAATGCCCGTATTACCACTGGCATATGGAAATCATGCCGAAGCTGACCCATGTGGCCGGTTTTGAATGGGGCACCGGCTGCTACATCAACGCGGTCGCGCCGGAACGGGCCGCCGAGCTTTTAAACCTCCGTCTGGCGGGGAATCACGGAAAGGAGTAG
- a CDS encoding glycogen/starch synthase, producing the protein MNILLAASEVFPFCKTGGLADVAGALAQVLARYRGHKVAVFLPRYRNIGGGNFSLKSLPGTFNIPVGTGRIEKAALSYMEWGKVSVYFVHNPHYFDRTGLYRTPAGDFPDNDERFMFFSRAVLEGAKFAGFKPDVIHCNDWQTALIPAYLKTLYSIDAFYARAASVLTIHNMAFQGIFPKPAYFKAGFGWADYTPERMEYYNGFNFLKAGLVYADMVSTVSPTYCREISESPEKGRGLEGVIRARGADCAGILNGIDTEVWDPEWDSYLPRGYDVKSFEKGKLLAKQALHKMCGLEYSADTPCAGVVSRLDYQKGIDLVVKAVESYAGRMKFFILGTGNRALEEQVTGLAKRFPGSVFYLNAHDEAMAHRIYAGCDLFLMPSRFEPCGLSQLIALRYGTLPVASRTGGLADTVRGYADDSNPNGFFLRRIDESAFADALALALALYKDSKKWSTFVRTAMKGDYSWDLSARQYLQLYESAVAKARK; encoded by the coding sequence ATGAATATTCTTCTGGCGGCAAGCGAGGTTTTTCCGTTTTGCAAGACCGGCGGGCTGGCTGACGTCGCAGGCGCGCTCGCCCAGGTGCTGGCGCGGTACCGCGGCCATAAAGTGGCGGTGTTTCTGCCCCGCTACCGCAACATAGGAGGGGGCAATTTTTCATTGAAATCGCTGCCGGGTACATTCAATATCCCGGTAGGGACCGGACGGATCGAAAAGGCCGCCCTGTCCTATATGGAGTGGGGCAAGGTAAGCGTTTATTTCGTGCATAACCCCCATTATTTTGACCGGACGGGGCTGTACCGCACTCCGGCGGGCGATTTCCCGGATAACGACGAACGGTTCATGTTTTTTTCGCGCGCCGTGCTTGAAGGCGCGAAATTCGCGGGGTTCAAGCCCGACGTGATCCACTGCAACGACTGGCAGACCGCGCTTATCCCCGCCTATCTCAAAACGCTTTACAGCATAGACGCGTTTTACGCGCGCGCCGCTTCGGTGCTGACAATTCACAACATGGCGTTTCAGGGTATATTTCCCAAGCCCGCCTATTTCAAGGCGGGGTTCGGCTGGGCCGACTATACTCCCGAACGGATGGAGTATTATAATGGGTTCAATTTCCTCAAAGCGGGGCTGGTTTACGCGGATATGGTTTCCACGGTCAGCCCCACTTATTGCCGCGAGATCTCCGAATCGCCGGAAAAGGGACGCGGGCTGGAAGGCGTTATCCGCGCCAGGGGAGCCGACTGCGCGGGCATTCTCAACGGAATAGACACGGAGGTCTGGGATCCTGAATGGGATTCGTACCTGCCGCGCGGCTACGACGTGAAATCTTTTGAGAAAGGCAAACTGCTCGCCAAACAGGCACTGCATAAAATGTGCGGGCTGGAGTACAGCGCCGATACGCCCTGCGCGGGCGTGGTTTCGCGGCTGGATTACCAGAAAGGCATAGACCTTGTTGTAAAAGCTGTTGAAAGCTACGCCGGGCGGATGAAATTTTTTATTCTGGGGACAGGCAACCGCGCGCTGGAGGAGCAGGTGACGGGTCTGGCAAAGCGGTTTCCCGGTTCGGTTTTCTACCTTAACGCGCATGACGAAGCGATGGCGCACCGGATTTATGCCGGCTGCGATCTGTTCCTGATGCCTTCCCGCTTCGAGCCGTGCGGACTGAGTCAGCTGATCGCACTGCGTTACGGCACTCTGCCGGTCGCTTCGCGGACCGGTGGGCTGGCCGATACTGTGCGCGGTTATGCCGACGACTCCAACCCCAACGGGTTTTTTCTGCGCCGTATTGACGAATCCGCTTTCGCGGATGCGCTCGCGCTCGCGCTGGCCCTATATAAGGACAGCAAAAAATGGAGCACGTTTGTGCGTACCGCGATGAAAGGCGATTATTCCTGGGATTTGTCAGCCAGGCAGTACCTGCAGCTTTATGAAAGCGCGGTGGCGAAAGCCAGAAAGTAG